Within the Mus caroli chromosome 10, CAROLI_EIJ_v1.1, whole genome shotgun sequence genome, the region tattcagGGAATAGCATGAAAACAGGGGCAGAAAAGAGTGGAAAAGAACCAGAAGTTTTAAAGAGTCTCCTGTGATGTTGTGTCTTTTGAAGATAGCAGGTCCTTAAACTTATAAATTAATTGAAGCTGCAGTAGACTGTACAAGGTGTTcacaagatcaaaccagtcaACACCTAGTCATGAAGGAGAAAAGGCCTCAATTTTGACTGAGGGGTCATTGACATTCAATGGctgcaggggggggggagaacccATTTGTTTAAGGGTGTGGACTCTAGAAGATTAATAATGATCCTGTCCTACTGAATAACCTATGTGACCAACGTAATTGACCTAAGAAGAGTAGGGAAAaaagatgggggagagagagggtgaacgggagagggagagggaaggaaggaaagaaaaaaatgaagggaataaagaaggaagggaaggaagaagcagtGATATCAGGTCATTGATGGGTGACTGAGTCCTTCAAATTTCTTCTTTCCATAGGCATATCAAACACATGGAACCAGGAAATGACACTCAGCTTTCAGAATTCTTTCTTCTGGAATTATCAGAGAATCAACCTCAAATTCAGCCTCTCATATTTGGACTGTTCCTTTCCATGTATCTAGTGACTGTCACTGGAAACCTACTCATCATCATGGCCATCATTGCTGACTCCcacctgcacacacccatgtacatcTTCCTCTCTAATCTGTCCTTTGTGGACATCTGCTTCACTTCCACCACTGTCCCACAGATGCTGGTGACCATTCACACACAGAGCAAGGCCATCCCCTATGCAAACTGCATCACCCAGGTATACTTTTTACTACTTTTTTCGGTACTGGACATCTTTCTGCTGActgtgatggcctatgaccgctatgtggcaaTCTGTCACCCCCTGCATTACATGATCATCATGAGCACAAGACGCTGTGGATTGCTGATTCTGGCATGCTGGGTTATAAGTGTTATAAATTCCTTGTTACACACCTTTTTGGCATTACGGCTGTCATTCTGCACAGACCTGGAGATCCCTCACTTTTACTGTGAACTTAATCAAGTTGTACACCATGCCTGTTCTGACATCTCTCTTAATGACATGGTGATTTACATTGCAGCTATGCTACTAGTTGTGGGCCCCCTCTCTGGTATCCTTTACTCTTACTCTAAGATAGTGTCCTCCATTTGTGCAATCTCCTCAGTGCAGGGGAAGTACAAAGCATTTTCCACCTGTGCATCTCACCTCTCAGTTGTCTCCTTATTTTATTGCACCCTCCTGGGAGTGTACCTCAGTTCTGCTGTGACTCAAAATGCACAGGCCACTGCATTGGCTTCACTGATGTACACTGTGGTCACCCCAATGCTGAACCCATTCATCTATAGTTTAAGGAATAATGACATGAAGAAGGCTCTGAAAATAGTTTTAGGGAGGGTAACTAGAAATAGACTAACGGATTTACCTTCTTAGTTGAGTACTCATGTCTGTAGAACTTAGGATTTTGGAATTCAAAATTGTAATCCACTGGTCATATATTGTGGTAAAACTTAGTTTCTCTATGTCATCTACTTCTCCTGTCCATTATTTCAGCTTCCTCATAAAATTCCTTTTTCTACAAGGGTTAGTGTTCTTTCTCGTATCTGCATCTtaatttgtcattttttattttggtaaatcAACATCCATCCTTGGATCAAATCCTCTAGAAACTTCCACTCTAACCAGGAAACAATGGAgacttcttaaaaataatttattttggaaGAACAAGTGTtaagctatttttcttttcttttaccaaaTAGTATCCCTAAGTCAcactcttttaattaattaattaattaattagcatttgagattgaattagggaaatgctgaaagaaactgaggagaagagtgatcctgtaggaggaccagcagtatcaattaaAGTGTGACAGTGCTATTATATTTATGaaatcacagcagctgtggttgcctgtaTAAGATCCTATAAGTAAtaccaataaaactcactggttcaccacgTTTGAAGTTAGTGGTATCCTTACTTTGATCTCTTCTTGATTCCCTATCTGGAGTTGGTAGATATCTGTTCACACCTCGCTAGCAAGAATGTCAAACAACACATAGCAGGCAACATTACAGAATGGGGGAAGAGATCACTGGTCTcactcctagctgaggagctTCAGTAGCTAATGGCAGCTCGTGGAGGAAGGGTCTTTATATTTTGTGTAGGTTGACCTTAGTAGGTTGACAATGCACTGttgcacatctgcacacatgcaaTTATATGGGAAGTCATAATTCAGCTTAGTATGTTAcaataaatttatcaaaaaagacgtAAAGTTCGGAAGGACATACAGTAAAGGGGGTACGAGAGAAAAATGGTTGTGATCAAAATACTTTATAcatacataggtgtgtgtgtgaaaatctcagagagtaaataaaaacacttttttaaaaattgactcaCAACTTTTATGTAttcttctatctttctttcttctgaagaCAAATTCACTGTTACTGAAAGCTGCCCTTCAATGGCACCAACAGCTGCCTTATAATATCAGAAAGGATTGTA harbors:
- the LOC110303639 gene encoding olfactory receptor 7A17-like: MEPGNDTQLSEFFLLELSENQPQIQPLIFGLFLSMYLVTVTGNLLIIMAIIADSHLHTPMYIFLSNLSFVDICFTSTTVPQMLVTIHTQSKAIPYANCITQVYFLLLFSVLDIFLLTVMAYDRYVAICHPLHYMIIMSTRRCGLLILACWVISVINSLLHTFLALRLSFCTDLEIPHFYCELNQVVHHACSDISLNDMVIYIAAMLLVVGPLSGILYSYSKIVSSICAISSVQGKYKAFSTCASHLSVVSLFYCTLLGVYLSSAVTQNAQATALASLMYTVVTPMLNPFIYSLRNNDMKKALKIVLGRVTRNRLTDLPS